A single window of Narcine bancroftii isolate sNarBan1 chromosome 1, sNarBan1.hap1, whole genome shotgun sequence DNA harbors:
- the ndor1 gene encoding NADPH-dependent diflavin oxidoreductase 1 isoform X2 codes for MVERKLLVLFGSQTGTAQDVAERIGREGVRRHFVCRVLPLDNYTIADLIQEPLVVFVCSTTGQGEPPDNMKKFWRFIFRRNLPAASLSMMNSAVLGLGDSSYPKFNFIAKKLSKRLMQLGSNKLLPVGLGDDQHDLGPDAVIDPWLEEFWDHALRIYPLPLGVTILGDDIILPSKYSFQFEEDASNGLSVGPSDMNREITAPPSQLHPFPAQMIANERVTDENHFQDVRLISFDVTDSGIEYSAGDIVMIEPRNSPDTVEHFCQLFHLDPRKRFILKPNDSATPLPARLPQPCTVQYLVERYLDINCVPRRSFFELLSYFSPDELEREKLKEFSSAEGQEELYSYCNRPRRTTLEVLFDFSQTTAAVPNDYLLDLIPEIRPRAFSIASSELAHPGQIQILMAVVQYKTKLKKPRCGVCSTWLASQDPQQGDVHVPLWVKKGTLQFPADIEIPVIMVGPGTGVAPFRAAVQELVAKGGKGNYLFFGCRGKSKDFFCQVEWEDLQQKGLLTLFTAFSRDQDHKIYVQHRIRENGAVIWDLIRNRKAHFYMAGNAKMMPAQVTDSLKSVFESEGGLSDTDSEHLLVELERCKRFQMETWS; via the exons ATGGTTGAACGGAAGCTCCTGGTTCTATTCGGTAGTCAGACTGGCACAGCACAGGATGTGGCCGAGCGGATCGGTAGGGAAGGAGTGCGCCGCCATTTTGTGTGCAGGGTGTTGCCTTTGGATAATTACACCATA GCTGATCTGATCCAGGAACCTCTGGTGGTGTTTGTGTGTTCCACAACTGGCCAGGGTGAACCTCCAGACAATATGAAG AAATTCTGGCGGTTTATCTTCCGACGGAATCTTCCAGCTGCCTCTCTCTCCATGATGAATAGTGCTGTTCTTGGTCTTGGAGATTCATCCTACCCCAA GTTTAACTTTATTGCCAAGAAACTGAGTAAGCGCTTGATGCAATTGGGATCCAATAAACTGCTGCCAGTGGGATTGGGTGATGACCAGCACGATCTGGG TCCAGATGCTGTAATCGATCCTTGGTTAGAAGAATTCTGGGACCATGCTTTAAGAATCTACCCTCTGCCATTAGGGGTAACCATACTTGGTGATGACATCAT ATTGCCATCGAAGTACAGCTTTCAGTTTGAGGAGGATGCCTCTAATGGTTTATCTGTGGGACCAAGTGACATGAACAGAGAAATTACAGCCCCGCCCTCACAGCTCCACCCATTTCCCGCTCAGATGATCGCCAATGAAAGAGTCACAGATGAAAACCATTTCCAGGATGTGCGACTCATATCCTTCGATGTCACTGACTCTGGCATTGA GTATTCAGCAGGGGACATCGTGATGATCGAACCTCGAAACTCACCAGACACCGTTGAGCACTTCTGTCAACTCTTTCATCTCGATCCACGCAAAAGGTTTATCCTGAAGCCAAATGATTCAG CAACACCGCTACCTGCTCGATTGCCACAACCCTGCACAGTTCAGTACTTAGTCGAGCGATACCTGGACATTAACTGTGTTCCACGTCGCTCCTTCTTTGAGCTTCTGTCATACTTTTCTCCGGACGAGTTAGAACGGGAGAAGTTGAAGGAATTCAGCTCAGCTGAGGGTCAGGAAGAGTTGTACAGCTACTGCAACAGACCTCGCAGGACTACTTTAGAG gTCCTCTTTGATTTCTCACAGACCACAGCTGCTGTCCCAAATGATTATCTCCTTGACCTCATCCCTGAAATCCGACCACGGGCATTTTCCATTGCTTCTTCCGAGTTG GCTCACCCCGGACAGATTCAGATTCTTATGGCTGTTGTTCAGTACAAGACCAAGTTGAAGAAGCCTCGCTGTGGTGTGTGTTCCACTTGGCTGGCATCCCAGGATCCACAGCAGG GAGATGTGCATGTGCCATTGTGGGTGAAGAAAGGGACCTTGCAGTTTCCTGCAGACATTGAAATACCTGTCATCATGGTTGGACCAGGCACTGGAGTGGCACCATTCCGAGCAGCAGTACAGGAACTTGTTGCCAAAGGGGGAAAAG GCAACTATCTGTTCTTTGGCTGTCGTGGGAAGTCAAAAGATTTCTTCTGCCAAGTCGAATGGGAGGATCTGCAGCAGAAAGGCTTGCTGACCCTTTTCACTGCTTTCTCCCGAGATCAG GATCATAAAATATACGTCCAACATCGGATCAGGGAGAACGGAGCTGTCATTTGGGACTTAATTCGGAACAGAAAGGCGCATTTCTACATGGCAGG
- the ndor1 gene encoding NADPH-dependent diflavin oxidoreductase 1 isoform X1: MARWGTAMMVERKLLVLFGSQTGTAQDVAERIGREGVRRHFVCRVLPLDNYTIADLIQEPLVVFVCSTTGQGEPPDNMKKFWRFIFRRNLPAASLSMMNSAVLGLGDSSYPKFNFIAKKLSKRLMQLGSNKLLPVGLGDDQHDLGPDAVIDPWLEEFWDHALRIYPLPLGVTILGDDIILPSKYSFQFEEDASNGLSVGPSDMNREITAPPSQLHPFPAQMIANERVTDENHFQDVRLISFDVTDSGIEYSAGDIVMIEPRNSPDTVEHFCQLFHLDPRKRFILKPNDSATPLPARLPQPCTVQYLVERYLDINCVPRRSFFELLSYFSPDELEREKLKEFSSAEGQEELYSYCNRPRRTTLEVLFDFSQTTAAVPNDYLLDLIPEIRPRAFSIASSELAHPGQIQILMAVVQYKTKLKKPRCGVCSTWLASQDPQQGDVHVPLWVKKGTLQFPADIEIPVIMVGPGTGVAPFRAAVQELVAKGGKGNYLFFGCRGKSKDFFCQVEWEDLQQKGLLTLFTAFSRDQDHKIYVQHRIRENGAVIWDLIRNRKAHFYMAGNAKMMPAQVTDSLKSVFESEGGLSDTDSEHLLVELERCKRFQMETWS; this comes from the exons ATGGTTGAACGGAAGCTCCTGGTTCTATTCGGTAGTCAGACTGGCACAGCACAGGATGTGGCCGAGCGGATCGGTAGGGAAGGAGTGCGCCGCCATTTTGTGTGCAGGGTGTTGCCTTTGGATAATTACACCATA GCTGATCTGATCCAGGAACCTCTGGTGGTGTTTGTGTGTTCCACAACTGGCCAGGGTGAACCTCCAGACAATATGAAG AAATTCTGGCGGTTTATCTTCCGACGGAATCTTCCAGCTGCCTCTCTCTCCATGATGAATAGTGCTGTTCTTGGTCTTGGAGATTCATCCTACCCCAA GTTTAACTTTATTGCCAAGAAACTGAGTAAGCGCTTGATGCAATTGGGATCCAATAAACTGCTGCCAGTGGGATTGGGTGATGACCAGCACGATCTGGG TCCAGATGCTGTAATCGATCCTTGGTTAGAAGAATTCTGGGACCATGCTTTAAGAATCTACCCTCTGCCATTAGGGGTAACCATACTTGGTGATGACATCAT ATTGCCATCGAAGTACAGCTTTCAGTTTGAGGAGGATGCCTCTAATGGTTTATCTGTGGGACCAAGTGACATGAACAGAGAAATTACAGCCCCGCCCTCACAGCTCCACCCATTTCCCGCTCAGATGATCGCCAATGAAAGAGTCACAGATGAAAACCATTTCCAGGATGTGCGACTCATATCCTTCGATGTCACTGACTCTGGCATTGA GTATTCAGCAGGGGACATCGTGATGATCGAACCTCGAAACTCACCAGACACCGTTGAGCACTTCTGTCAACTCTTTCATCTCGATCCACGCAAAAGGTTTATCCTGAAGCCAAATGATTCAG CAACACCGCTACCTGCTCGATTGCCACAACCCTGCACAGTTCAGTACTTAGTCGAGCGATACCTGGACATTAACTGTGTTCCACGTCGCTCCTTCTTTGAGCTTCTGTCATACTTTTCTCCGGACGAGTTAGAACGGGAGAAGTTGAAGGAATTCAGCTCAGCTGAGGGTCAGGAAGAGTTGTACAGCTACTGCAACAGACCTCGCAGGACTACTTTAGAG gTCCTCTTTGATTTCTCACAGACCACAGCTGCTGTCCCAAATGATTATCTCCTTGACCTCATCCCTGAAATCCGACCACGGGCATTTTCCATTGCTTCTTCCGAGTTG GCTCACCCCGGACAGATTCAGATTCTTATGGCTGTTGTTCAGTACAAGACCAAGTTGAAGAAGCCTCGCTGTGGTGTGTGTTCCACTTGGCTGGCATCCCAGGATCCACAGCAGG GAGATGTGCATGTGCCATTGTGGGTGAAGAAAGGGACCTTGCAGTTTCCTGCAGACATTGAAATACCTGTCATCATGGTTGGACCAGGCACTGGAGTGGCACCATTCCGAGCAGCAGTACAGGAACTTGTTGCCAAAGGGGGAAAAG GCAACTATCTGTTCTTTGGCTGTCGTGGGAAGTCAAAAGATTTCTTCTGCCAAGTCGAATGGGAGGATCTGCAGCAGAAAGGCTTGCTGACCCTTTTCACTGCTTTCTCCCGAGATCAG GATCATAAAATATACGTCCAACATCGGATCAGGGAGAACGGAGCTGTCATTTGGGACTTAATTCGGAACAGAAAGGCGCATTTCTACATGGCAGG
- the ndor1 gene encoding NADPH-dependent diflavin oxidoreductase 1 isoform X3 has protein sequence MARWGTAMADLIQEPLVVFVCSTTGQGEPPDNMKKFWRFIFRRNLPAASLSMMNSAVLGLGDSSYPKFNFIAKKLSKRLMQLGSNKLLPVGLGDDQHDLGPDAVIDPWLEEFWDHALRIYPLPLGVTILGDDIILPSKYSFQFEEDASNGLSVGPSDMNREITAPPSQLHPFPAQMIANERVTDENHFQDVRLISFDVTDSGIEYSAGDIVMIEPRNSPDTVEHFCQLFHLDPRKRFILKPNDSATPLPARLPQPCTVQYLVERYLDINCVPRRSFFELLSYFSPDELEREKLKEFSSAEGQEELYSYCNRPRRTTLEVLFDFSQTTAAVPNDYLLDLIPEIRPRAFSIASSELAHPGQIQILMAVVQYKTKLKKPRCGVCSTWLASQDPQQGDVHVPLWVKKGTLQFPADIEIPVIMVGPGTGVAPFRAAVQELVAKGGKGNYLFFGCRGKSKDFFCQVEWEDLQQKGLLTLFTAFSRDQDHKIYVQHRIRENGAVIWDLIRNRKAHFYMAGNAKMMPAQVTDSLKSVFESEGGLSDTDSEHLLVELERCKRFQMETWS, from the exons GCTGATCTGATCCAGGAACCTCTGGTGGTGTTTGTGTGTTCCACAACTGGCCAGGGTGAACCTCCAGACAATATGAAG AAATTCTGGCGGTTTATCTTCCGACGGAATCTTCCAGCTGCCTCTCTCTCCATGATGAATAGTGCTGTTCTTGGTCTTGGAGATTCATCCTACCCCAA GTTTAACTTTATTGCCAAGAAACTGAGTAAGCGCTTGATGCAATTGGGATCCAATAAACTGCTGCCAGTGGGATTGGGTGATGACCAGCACGATCTGGG TCCAGATGCTGTAATCGATCCTTGGTTAGAAGAATTCTGGGACCATGCTTTAAGAATCTACCCTCTGCCATTAGGGGTAACCATACTTGGTGATGACATCAT ATTGCCATCGAAGTACAGCTTTCAGTTTGAGGAGGATGCCTCTAATGGTTTATCTGTGGGACCAAGTGACATGAACAGAGAAATTACAGCCCCGCCCTCACAGCTCCACCCATTTCCCGCTCAGATGATCGCCAATGAAAGAGTCACAGATGAAAACCATTTCCAGGATGTGCGACTCATATCCTTCGATGTCACTGACTCTGGCATTGA GTATTCAGCAGGGGACATCGTGATGATCGAACCTCGAAACTCACCAGACACCGTTGAGCACTTCTGTCAACTCTTTCATCTCGATCCACGCAAAAGGTTTATCCTGAAGCCAAATGATTCAG CAACACCGCTACCTGCTCGATTGCCACAACCCTGCACAGTTCAGTACTTAGTCGAGCGATACCTGGACATTAACTGTGTTCCACGTCGCTCCTTCTTTGAGCTTCTGTCATACTTTTCTCCGGACGAGTTAGAACGGGAGAAGTTGAAGGAATTCAGCTCAGCTGAGGGTCAGGAAGAGTTGTACAGCTACTGCAACAGACCTCGCAGGACTACTTTAGAG gTCCTCTTTGATTTCTCACAGACCACAGCTGCTGTCCCAAATGATTATCTCCTTGACCTCATCCCTGAAATCCGACCACGGGCATTTTCCATTGCTTCTTCCGAGTTG GCTCACCCCGGACAGATTCAGATTCTTATGGCTGTTGTTCAGTACAAGACCAAGTTGAAGAAGCCTCGCTGTGGTGTGTGTTCCACTTGGCTGGCATCCCAGGATCCACAGCAGG GAGATGTGCATGTGCCATTGTGGGTGAAGAAAGGGACCTTGCAGTTTCCTGCAGACATTGAAATACCTGTCATCATGGTTGGACCAGGCACTGGAGTGGCACCATTCCGAGCAGCAGTACAGGAACTTGTTGCCAAAGGGGGAAAAG GCAACTATCTGTTCTTTGGCTGTCGTGGGAAGTCAAAAGATTTCTTCTGCCAAGTCGAATGGGAGGATCTGCAGCAGAAAGGCTTGCTGACCCTTTTCACTGCTTTCTCCCGAGATCAG GATCATAAAATATACGTCCAACATCGGATCAGGGAGAACGGAGCTGTCATTTGGGACTTAATTCGGAACAGAAAGGCGCATTTCTACATGGCAGG